In Maridesulfovibrio sp., a single genomic region encodes these proteins:
- a CDS encoding ABC transporter permease, producing the protein MDFILSGLMHAFALLFSGDPETYSAIGTTLSVSTISILASLAIGAPLGFMLGYHDFYGKRTMRTMVDSLLSFPTVVIGLLVYALLSRKGPMGEMGLLFTIPGIAIGQTLLGLPVVVAMMATAVESLDRRLKNTLLTLGAAHNQVLLTTLWEARYSLLLAAAAAYGRIVSEIGISMMVGGNIKWHTRTITTAIALETGKGEFAMGIALGLVLMLIAFAVNFMMAGIRRRAGQ; encoded by the coding sequence ATGGATTTTATTTTAAGCGGCCTCATGCATGCTTTTGCGCTTCTGTTCTCCGGTGATCCGGAAACCTATTCGGCCATAGGAACAACACTGAGCGTTTCAACTATTTCCATCCTGGCCAGTCTGGCAATAGGTGCTCCGCTTGGCTTCATGCTCGGATATCATGATTTTTACGGCAAGCGGACCATGCGCACGATGGTTGACAGCCTGCTGTCTTTTCCCACTGTAGTAATCGGGCTGCTTGTTTACGCTTTGCTTTCCCGCAAAGGTCCCATGGGTGAAATGGGACTTCTTTTCACCATTCCGGGGATTGCCATAGGCCAGACCCTGCTTGGACTTCCCGTGGTCGTGGCCATGATGGCTACCGCCGTTGAAAGTCTGGACCGGAGGCTCAAAAACACTCTTCTTACCTTGGGCGCAGCACACAATCAGGTTCTCCTTACCACTCTCTGGGAAGCACGATACAGTCTGCTCCTTGCCGCTGCCGCCGCTTACGGCCGCATTGTTTCCGAAATCGGAATATCCATGATGGTCGGGGGAAACATAAAATGGCATACCCGGACCATAACCACGGCCATAGCTCTTGAAACCGGCAAGGGAGAGTTTGCCATGGGCATAGCGCTTGGGCTTGTGTTGATGCTGATCGCATTTGCGGTCAATTTCATGATGGCCGGTATACGCAGGAGAGCAGGGCAGTGA
- a CDS encoding substrate-binding domain-containing protein: MKKIKLLVVSFALLALLVAPGLVRAEQVLMMATTTSTDNTGLLDYLAPKFKKDTGIELRWTAVGTGKALKMGENCDVDVLMVHAPAAEQKYVDSGALKDRREVMYNDFIIIGPESDPAGVKGMAVIPAMKGIAAKKAPFISRGDNSGTNKKEISLWKVAGMAVPDKEEWYIQTGQGMIKSIAVAEERGGYTMTDRGTYIKYSATKNGNPELKVLVEGDKTLFNQYSVLAVNPAKCKNAKYDLATKFSEWMATPKTQQEIADFKLLGKKLFTPNAKK, translated from the coding sequence ATGAAAAAAATCAAATTGTTAGTTGTTTCTTTTGCTCTTCTTGCTCTTCTTGTTGCTCCAGGACTGGTCCGGGCTGAACAGGTGCTCATGATGGCTACCACCACCAGTACCGACAACACCGGCCTGCTTGATTACCTTGCCCCCAAGTTCAAGAAAGACACCGGCATTGAACTGCGCTGGACCGCGGTCGGTACCGGCAAGGCCCTTAAAATGGGTGAAAACTGCGATGTTGACGTGCTCATGGTACATGCTCCAGCAGCAGAACAGAAATACGTTGATTCCGGTGCTCTCAAGGATCGCCGTGAAGTCATGTACAACGACTTCATCATCATCGGACCGGAATCCGATCCTGCCGGTGTAAAAGGAATGGCTGTTATTCCGGCCATGAAGGGAATTGCCGCCAAGAAGGCTCCTTTCATCAGCCGTGGCGATAATTCCGGCACCAACAAGAAAGAGATTTCCCTCTGGAAAGTCGCCGGTATGGCTGTTCCCGACAAGGAAGAATGGTACATCCAGACCGGGCAGGGCATGATCAAAAGTATCGCTGTTGCTGAAGAACGTGGCGGTTATACCATGACTGACCGCGGGACCTACATCAAATACAGCGCTACCAAGAATGGTAATCCTGAACTTAAAGTTCTGGTGGAAGGCGACAAGACCCTGTTCAACCAGTACAGCGTACTGGCCGTCAATCCCGCAAAGTGCAAAAATGCCAAGTATGATCTGGCAACCAAGTTCTCCGAGTGGATGGCTACCCCCAAAACCCAGCAGGAAATCGCCGATTTCAAACTGCTTGGCAAAAAGCTCTTCACCCCCAACGCAAAGAAATAG
- a CDS encoding ABC transporter ATP-binding protein — MNDLYRLSGIRQQYNDRTVLELESFVVKEGSIVGLAGHNGCGKSTLMRILAFLDTPTSGNVFYDGVKVEGNYAALRREVTMLTQEPYLLKRSVFRNVAYGLELRGAGKSEIGKAVGSSLQAVGLDPVRFGNRQWFELSGGEAQRVALAARLAINPRVLLLDEPTASLDRESTMLIHDAAVSAKEKNGTTLVIVSHDHSWLRDVSDTIYRFGGGRLKD; from the coding sequence ATGAATGACTTGTACCGGCTTTCCGGAATCAGGCAGCAGTATAACGACCGGACAGTGCTGGAACTGGAATCTTTTGTTGTCAAAGAGGGAAGCATCGTAGGACTTGCCGGTCATAACGGCTGCGGAAAAAGTACGCTGATGAGAATTCTGGCGTTTCTCGATACTCCGACCAGCGGTAATGTCTTTTATGACGGAGTAAAAGTAGAGGGTAATTACGCAGCGCTCAGGCGGGAAGTTACCATGCTTACCCAGGAGCCTTATCTGCTCAAGAGATCCGTATTCCGTAACGTGGCTTACGGTCTTGAACTGCGTGGAGCAGGTAAGTCTGAAATAGGAAAAGCGGTCGGCAGTTCCCTGCAGGCAGTCGGTCTCGATCCGGTGCGGTTCGGCAACCGGCAGTGGTTTGAACTATCCGGAGGGGAAGCCCAGAGAGTGGCTCTGGCCGCCCGTCTGGCCATTAATCCGCGCGTTCTGCTTCTGGACGAGCCCACGGCAAGTCTGGACCGTGAAAGCACGATGCTGATACATGACGCGGCTGTTTCCGCCAAGGAGAAGAACGGAACGACTCTTGTCATTGTCAGCCATGACCATTCATGGCTCAGAGATGTCTCGGACACCATATACAGGTTCGGGGGCGGACGTCTGAAAGATTGA
- a CDS encoding transposase, whose product MKRITSSEDEARKFLIHKCFGDRKLFCPRCREHKLYGLSGNRFRCSSCKYTFQEFSGRWINNGGLSCREWVRLILMFAGDNTAHAISQELGLSYNATYKAITALRFAILAQAIDARQLLGPETGLHTHLKGKKLTGVPARTPSETIPVFGIMEKNGWVFIDLMPNITAESVFHFNHNFHLKLVRHGSIIHTDMYQKYDALILCGDETLPLDYIRKYPGVTPYIETSNGEFWEFARERFKRYKGISPHRFPLYLKELEFRFNNRNKDLFDLLVTYICKIVPDVD is encoded by the coding sequence ATGAAACGGATAACCTCATCGGAAGATGAAGCCCGGAAATTTCTTATTCACAAATGTTTCGGGGACAGAAAACTATTCTGTCCCCGCTGCCGGGAACATAAACTGTACGGGCTTAGCGGCAATCGTTTTCGCTGCTCTTCATGCAAATACACGTTTCAGGAATTCAGCGGAAGATGGATAAACAACGGAGGGCTTTCGTGCCGCGAATGGGTACGCCTGATCCTGATGTTTGCCGGAGACAACACCGCACACGCAATTTCACAGGAACTCGGACTTTCATATAACGCCACCTACAAGGCGATCACGGCCCTGCGCTTCGCCATACTCGCACAGGCAATAGACGCCAGACAGCTTTTAGGGCCGGAAACAGGGCTGCACACCCACCTGAAAGGTAAAAAACTGACCGGTGTCCCAGCCAGAACTCCATCGGAAACCATCCCGGTATTCGGCATAATGGAAAAAAACGGATGGGTTTTCATCGATCTGATGCCGAACATAACCGCAGAATCAGTATTCCACTTCAACCACAACTTTCATCTGAAACTGGTCCGGCACGGCTCAATCATCCACACGGACATGTATCAGAAATACGATGCCCTGATCCTTTGCGGAGATGAAACACTGCCTCTGGATTACATCCGCAAATATCCGGGGGTTACCCCTTATATCGAGACTTCAAATGGTGAATTCTGGGAATTCGCGCGGGAACGGTTCAAGCGCTACAAGGGAATCTCCCCGCACCGCTTCCCGCTTTACCTCAAGGAACTTGAATTCAGGTTCAACAATCGAAACAAGGATCTTTTCGACCTGCTCGTGACCTATATCTGCAAAATAGTTCCAGACGTGGACTGA
- a CDS encoding glycogen/starch/alpha-glucan phosphorylase, whose product MSRSSFQIKKKNDRESLTSDIRDHVVYSLSKEMSWANERDMGKALALALRDRLVERMMLTRDRYRDAGAKRMYYFSIEYLLGRCLGNSLCNMEILDLCEDIFKDMGFDLDEVRASERDPALGNGGLGRLAACFLDSLATLDMPGCGYGIHYEYGLFRQAIHNGYQKELADYWMMEGMPLQIARPDQAVIIPLYGRVENSVGPDGEYLPMWMDWEDIVGVPYDIPIVGYGGKTVNYLRLFAAKASRNFDMEIFNHGDYIRAVQRKIESEMVSKVLYPTESVSFGKELRLVQEYFLVACGLRDITRRFMVQNRNFDEFADYVAIQLNDTHPALTVAELMRFLVDEKRIEWDRAWEITKATCAYTNHTLLPEALEQWSVSLLEKVLPRHLQIIYEINSRFLDRVKNIYPGNTDKLRRMSLICEEGDKKVRMANLAVIGSHSVNGVSELHSELVKTRLFPDFCELDPEKFNNKTNGVTPRRWLLKANPQLAGLLTDTVGKGWITDLSQLKKLENHADNADFQALFMAAKRENKISLGNYIHSSLGIPASPDSIFDIQAKRIHEYKRQLLNVLHIMHMYLQIVDHGIEPLCQRTFIFAGKAAPGYWEAKQIIKLIHSVGEVVNSDPRVRGLIRVAFLPDYRVSLAEKIIPACDLSEQISTAGTEASGTGNMKFAMNGALTIGTFDGANIEMLEEVGEDNFYLFGLREEQVEQSLSSGSYRPHDIYSSSSEIRQVLGALLENRFSPRDHGLFRWIVDRLLCDNEKYMHLADFMSYIEAQARVDRDYADPSLWARKAILNTARMGKFSTDRTMLEYAADIWGIKRIPS is encoded by the coding sequence ATGAGCAGAAGTTCGTTTCAGATAAAAAAGAAGAATGATCGAGAAAGTCTGACCTCCGATATCAGAGATCATGTTGTCTATTCTCTGAGCAAGGAAATGTCCTGGGCCAATGAGCGGGATATGGGCAAGGCTCTTGCCCTTGCGCTCCGAGATCGTCTTGTTGAGCGTATGATGCTGACCCGTGACCGCTACAGGGATGCGGGTGCCAAGCGCATGTATTATTTTTCCATAGAGTACCTGCTTGGCCGCTGCCTCGGAAATTCTCTGTGCAACATGGAAATTCTCGACCTCTGTGAGGATATTTTCAAGGATATGGGATTCGACCTTGACGAGGTCCGCGCAAGCGAACGCGATCCCGCGCTCGGCAACGGGGGGCTGGGACGCCTTGCGGCCTGTTTTCTGGATTCCCTTGCTACACTCGATATGCCCGGATGCGGATACGGCATACACTACGAGTACGGGTTGTTCCGGCAGGCAATCCATAACGGGTACCAGAAGGAACTTGCCGATTACTGGATGATGGAAGGAATGCCCCTGCAGATTGCGAGGCCGGATCAGGCCGTGATCATTCCCCTTTACGGGCGGGTGGAAAATTCGGTCGGACCGGACGGGGAGTATCTGCCCATGTGGATGGATTGGGAGGATATTGTAGGCGTTCCCTACGATATCCCGATTGTCGGATACGGCGGAAAGACCGTTAACTATCTGCGCTTGTTCGCCGCCAAGGCCTCCAGAAATTTCGATATGGAGATATTCAACCACGGGGACTACATCCGTGCCGTACAGCGCAAGATTGAATCCGAGATGGTCTCCAAGGTGCTCTACCCCACGGAATCGGTCTCCTTCGGAAAGGAACTGCGACTTGTACAGGAGTATTTTCTGGTGGCCTGCGGTTTGAGGGATATCACCCGCAGATTTATGGTCCAGAACAGGAATTTTGACGAGTTTGCCGATTATGTTGCCATTCAGCTTAACGACACGCATCCGGCCCTGACCGTGGCCGAACTGATGCGCTTTCTGGTGGACGAAAAGCGCATTGAGTGGGATCGGGCCTGGGAAATTACGAAAGCGACCTGCGCCTACACAAACCATACCCTGCTGCCGGAGGCCCTTGAGCAATGGTCTGTATCCCTGCTGGAAAAGGTTCTGCCAAGGCATCTGCAGATCATTTACGAGATAAACAGCCGGTTTCTTGACCGGGTAAAGAATATTTATCCCGGCAATACGGATAAGTTGCGGCGTATGTCGCTTATCTGCGAAGAAGGAGACAAAAAGGTCCGCATGGCCAACCTTGCGGTCATCGGTTCACATTCGGTCAACGGAGTTTCCGAACTGCATTCCGAACTGGTCAAAACCAGACTGTTCCCGGATTTTTGCGAGCTTGATCCTGAAAAATTCAACAACAAGACCAACGGAGTCACCCCACGCCGCTGGCTCCTTAAGGCAAATCCGCAGCTGGCCGGTCTGCTGACCGATACCGTGGGCAAGGGATGGATTACCGACCTGTCGCAACTGAAAAAACTTGAAAATCATGCAGACAATGCCGATTTTCAGGCTCTTTTCATGGCTGCGAAGCGGGAGAATAAAATCAGCCTCGGCAACTACATACATTCGTCGTTAGGCATTCCCGCTTCCCCGGATTCAATTTTCGATATTCAGGCCAAGCGCATCCATGAATACAAGCGCCAACTCCTGAATGTGCTCCACATCATGCACATGTACCTGCAGATTGTGGACCATGGAATTGAGCCGCTTTGTCAGCGTACATTCATTTTCGCAGGTAAGGCCGCGCCCGGATACTGGGAGGCAAAGCAGATAATCAAGCTCATCCACAGTGTCGGCGAAGTGGTCAACAGTGATCCCAGAGTAAGGGGGCTCATACGGGTTGCTTTTCTTCCCGACTACCGTGTTTCACTGGCGGAAAAGATTATTCCGGCCTGTGATCTGAGCGAACAGATTTCCACTGCCGGGACCGAGGCGTCAGGAACCGGAAACATGAAGTTCGCCATGAACGGGGCCCTGACCATCGGCACCTTTGACGGCGCTAACATCGAGATGCTGGAAGAGGTAGGGGAGGATAATTTTTATCTGTTCGGATTACGCGAGGAACAGGTGGAGCAGTCGCTTTCAAGCGGATCGTACCGGCCGCATGATATCTACAGCAGTTCGAGCGAGATCAGGCAGGTGCTGGGCGCCCTGTTGGAGAATCGTTTTTCTCCCCGTGATCACGGGCTGTTCCGCTGGATTGTGGACAGGCTGCTGTGCGACAATGAAAAATATATGCACCTTGCAGATTTCATGTCCTATATCGAAGCGCAGGCAAGGGTGGACAGGGATTATGCCGATCCTTCACTCTGGGCGAGAAAAGCTATTTTGAACACCGCCCGGATGGGCAAATTCTCCACGGACCGGACCATGCTCGAATATGCCGCAGATATATGGGGCATCAAGCGGATTCCGTCTTAA
- the moaA gene encoding GTP 3',8-cyclase MoaA, translating to MVLQDKLGRRVNYLRLSVTDRCNLRCMYCVTKDFKYIPHPDILRYEEMLRLIDLAAGMNINKLRLTGGEPFARKGFMGFIDNIMARHGEMDLRITTNATMIEPLVPDLKRLGVKRLNISLDTLDRQTFKEVTGRDHLKDVLATIEACLSHGIRVKINAVAMKGINDRELGDFINFARNNPLDLRFIEFMPMGDETLSDSRFWSADDILRQASKFANLIQVKRTSENRGPARMYAIEGGKGRLGLISPVSSHFCATCNRLRITSDGHLRTCLFSDHTYNLRGIMRNPKLGDDMLRKVIAAATRDKPLGYHLLESRKGCEGVCETQMSAIGG from the coding sequence ATGGTACTTCAGGATAAACTGGGACGCAGGGTCAACTACCTGCGCTTAAGCGTTACCGACAGGTGTAATCTGCGCTGCATGTACTGCGTGACCAAGGATTTCAAATACATCCCGCACCCCGATATTCTGCGCTATGAAGAGATGCTGCGGCTTATCGATCTTGCAGCCGGAATGAATATCAACAAGCTGCGTCTGACCGGGGGCGAACCTTTTGCCCGCAAAGGCTTCATGGGGTTCATAGACAACATAATGGCCCGTCACGGGGAGATGGACCTGCGCATAACGACCAACGCCACCATGATTGAACCGCTGGTGCCGGACCTCAAACGACTGGGCGTAAAGCGGCTGAACATATCGCTTGATACCCTTGACCGCCAGACATTTAAGGAAGTCACCGGAAGGGATCATCTGAAGGATGTGCTTGCAACCATCGAAGCATGCCTGTCCCACGGAATCAGGGTCAAAATAAACGCCGTGGCAATGAAGGGCATCAATGACCGGGAACTTGGGGATTTCATCAATTTTGCCAGAAACAACCCCCTTGACCTGCGCTTCATAGAGTTCATGCCGATGGGTGATGAAACTCTCTCGGACAGCAGATTCTGGTCTGCGGATGACATACTCAGGCAGGCATCGAAATTCGCCAACCTGATACAGGTCAAACGGACCTCGGAAAACAGAGGCCCGGCCAGAATGTATGCAATCGAAGGCGGGAAGGGACGACTCGGACTCATATCCCCGGTCAGTTCCCACTTCTGCGCAACCTGCAACAGACTGCGCATAACTTCCGACGGTCACCTGCGCACCTGCCTCTTTTCCGACCACACATACAACCTGCGCGGAATAATGCGAAATCCGAAGCTTGGTGACGATATGCTCAGAAAAGTCATTGCAGCGGCAACGCGGGACAAACCGCTTGGCTATCACCTGCTTGAATCAAGAAAGGGATGCGAGGGCGTATGCGAAACACAGATGTCCGCAATAGGCGGCTGA
- a CDS encoding formate dehydrogenase accessory protein FdhE: MGYDYEAAGKRLDRKISDLREKTFLPNDLLELISKVAAIQLEAQEKSAPELPDPDTLAPANENLQGRPLLPRNEFPYDYKQACELFDRFTDILLESKGVSFEACALIRDNIKSGKLELKDAFTAYLESDEDFFMTWAQKTPEAPRTLNFLVQSAMTPAIRAAALKLVEYLPANESSAPKEKPNAELDFEINVPPARPHAHCPVCGSMAFMHTLHHKQGFRYANCSFCHTEYRVRRLACGYCDESNPEKLKFFTVEDSPGYRVDVCESCKSYMKTADFRELDKISIPALDDLESLPLDFVAAQEGYHRGTLSVWGF, translated from the coding sequence ATGGGTTACGATTATGAGGCAGCCGGAAAGCGGCTCGACAGGAAAATATCAGACCTCAGGGAAAAGACGTTCCTGCCAAACGATCTGCTTGAACTTATTTCCAAAGTTGCCGCAATCCAGTTGGAAGCGCAGGAAAAATCAGCTCCGGAACTCCCTGATCCGGATACTCTTGCTCCGGCGAATGAGAATCTGCAGGGCCGTCCGCTGCTGCCTAGAAATGAATTCCCTTATGATTACAAACAGGCCTGTGAACTATTCGACCGCTTTACCGACATCCTGCTGGAGTCCAAAGGAGTATCCTTTGAGGCCTGCGCACTGATCCGCGACAATATCAAATCCGGGAAGCTTGAACTCAAGGATGCTTTCACGGCCTACCTTGAATCTGACGAAGATTTCTTCATGACCTGGGCGCAGAAGACTCCGGAAGCACCGCGCACACTGAACTTTCTGGTCCAATCAGCCATGACCCCGGCGATCAGGGCCGCAGCGCTCAAACTTGTCGAGTACCTGCCTGCCAATGAAAGTTCCGCTCCAAAGGAAAAGCCCAACGCCGAGCTTGATTTCGAAATAAACGTACCGCCTGCACGGCCTCATGCACACTGTCCGGTCTGCGGGAGCATGGCCTTTATGCACACTCTTCATCATAAGCAGGGGTTCCGTTACGCCAACTGTTCCTTCTGCCATACGGAATACCGTGTGCGCAGACTGGCCTGCGGCTACTGTGATGAATCCAATCCCGAAAAACTGAAATTCTTTACCGTGGAGGATTCTCCCGGATACCGTGTTGATGTGTGCGAAAGCTGCAAGAGCTACATGAAAACCGCCGACTTCAGGGAACTGGACAAAATTTCCATCCCGGCCCTTGACGATCTTGAGTCACTGCCTCTTGATTTCGTGGCCGCTCAAGAGGGCTACCACAGAGGCACCCTTTCGGTCTGGGGGTTCTAA
- a CDS encoding sensor domain-containing diguanylate cyclase has protein sequence MSVRIKLIFFLTLILVGAFISLSLFNYNVTRKNVRNEIVNSSLPLTRDNIYSEIQAGLMRPIFVSSLMANDTFLKDWAENGEHGLEKIERYLTEIQNKYGFFSSFFVSASTGRYYYPGGVLKTVSTQDAHDVWYYDFVKSGEKYALDVDSNEAANNILTIFINHRLLDADGNLLGVTGVGLKMDNVSQLLDRFSKKFGKTIFLVDTKGLVQAHHQVEMIEKVNIRDMPGLGEIASQVLNTSGDPKTYEFKAGGDKLFLTARYIPELEWLLIVEQSENAALISAKSNFVRTLLIGAAATLLIVLLSVLTVNHYQLRLELQAETDELTGLANRRAFEKRVDSAFSAFARNSRPFALILLDLDGFKQVNDIYGHLEGDGVLKKIAEIVARSAGESDFCARWGGDEFILLADGDTDRGVALAENIREAVEQAGICNDLNGGSKGRDVSVTVSSGVAGYMVGDTLDSLTRRADQAMYASKKSGKNRVELGKRE, from the coding sequence ATGTCAGTCAGGATTAAGCTGATCTTTTTTTTGACTCTGATTCTGGTGGGAGCTTTTATTTCCCTCAGCCTTTTCAACTACAATGTAACGCGCAAAAATGTCCGCAACGAGATAGTCAATTCCTCACTCCCTCTCACGCGTGATAACATCTATTCGGAAATTCAGGCAGGTTTGATGAGGCCCATTTTCGTTTCTTCTCTTATGGCCAATGACACCTTTCTCAAGGACTGGGCCGAAAACGGGGAGCACGGACTGGAAAAGATAGAACGTTACCTGACTGAAATTCAGAATAAATACGGATTCTTCAGTTCGTTTTTCGTCTCCGCGTCAACCGGTAGATATTACTATCCGGGCGGTGTTCTGAAAACAGTTTCCACGCAGGATGCCCACGATGTCTGGTATTACGATTTTGTCAAAAGCGGGGAAAAATATGCGCTTGATGTTGATTCCAATGAAGCCGCCAACAACATCCTGACCATTTTCATCAACCACAGACTGCTGGATGCGGATGGAAACCTGCTCGGAGTCACCGGAGTTGGCCTCAAGATGGATAACGTTTCTCAGCTTCTGGACAGATTTTCGAAAAAGTTCGGCAAGACCATCTTTCTGGTCGATACCAAGGGGCTTGTTCAGGCACATCATCAGGTTGAGATGATTGAAAAGGTAAACATAAGGGATATGCCCGGACTTGGCGAGATAGCCTCGCAGGTGCTCAATACTTCCGGTGACCCGAAGACATACGAATTCAAGGCCGGGGGAGATAAGTTATTTCTTACAGCGCGCTATATTCCGGAACTTGAATGGCTGCTTATTGTGGAGCAGAGCGAGAATGCCGCTTTGATCTCCGCAAAAAGCAACTTTGTCCGAACCCTGTTGATAGGTGCGGCAGCAACACTGCTTATAGTCCTCTTGAGCGTGCTGACTGTGAATCATTATCAGCTCAGGCTTGAACTGCAGGCTGAAACGGATGAACTTACCGGGCTGGCAAATCGGCGTGCCTTTGAAAAAAGAGTTGATTCGGCTTTTTCCGCATTTGCCAGAAACAGCAGACCCTTTGCCCTGATTCTTCTTGATCTGGACGGGTTCAAGCAGGTCAACGACATTTACGGTCATCTGGAAGGAGACGGTGTACTGAAGAAAATTGCCGAAATTGTTGCTCGTTCAGCCGGAGAATCTGATTTTTGCGCCCGCTGGGGGGGAGATGAATTTATCCTTCTGGCTGACGGAGATACGGACCGGGGAGTTGCGCTGGCGGAAAATATCCGTGAGGCAGTGGAACAGGCCGGAATCTGTAACGACTTGAACGGCGGTTCCAAAGGAAGGGATGTCTCGGTTACGGTAAGCAGCGGTGTTGCCGGTTATATGGTCGGAGATACATTGGATTCGCTCACCCGCAGGGCTGACCAGGCCATGTACGCATCCAAGAAGAGCGGTAAAAACAGGGTTGAACTTGGAAAACGCGAATAA
- the fdhD gene encoding formate dehydrogenase accessory sulfurtransferase FdhD, with the protein MIKDSYGYTVKEYTGNGFKDKEIRSILEIPLTINLNGREVVTLLTTAKFPDYLAIGFLKSDAYISSLDQVTDIKITESRERIVADVSVSHDPWKDRVLEYSITSGCGKGTNFGRNVSTISKRAITSKLTVTPEQILRHAQELHARSTLYGKTRGCHNSSLCTPQEMLYFREDIGRHNAIDMIVGQCFLENVPTDGKMIVSTGRVASEILLKAVRIGVPVLASTAVATSFSVDLARKIGITLIGNISDTGFWVYNDQGRISGL; encoded by the coding sequence ATGATAAAAGACAGCTACGGATACACAGTCAAAGAATATACGGGGAACGGCTTCAAGGATAAGGAAATCCGGAGTATTCTGGAAATTCCCCTGACCATAAATCTCAATGGAAGAGAGGTGGTAACCCTCCTTACAACCGCAAAATTTCCTGATTACCTGGCAATCGGTTTTCTGAAATCAGATGCCTACATCTCTTCACTGGATCAGGTTACGGATATAAAAATCACGGAAAGCAGGGAGCGCATTGTTGCCGATGTATCCGTAAGCCATGATCCCTGGAAAGACCGGGTGCTTGAATACTCCATTACCTCCGGCTGCGGTAAGGGGACTAATTTCGGCCGCAATGTCTCGACAATATCAAAACGCGCCATAACGTCCAAACTGACTGTCACACCGGAGCAAATCCTCCGGCATGCCCAGGAGTTGCACGCCCGCTCCACGCTCTACGGAAAGACGCGCGGATGTCATAATTCTTCCCTGTGCACCCCTCAAGAAATGCTGTATTTCCGGGAAGATATAGGGCGGCATAACGCTATAGACATGATCGTCGGTCAGTGTTTTCTGGAAAACGTACCCACCGACGGAAAAATGATCGTATCAACAGGACGGGTGGCTTCTGAAATACTGCTCAAGGCTGTCCGCATAGGTGTGCCGGTCCTTGCGTCCACAGCCGTAGCCACCAGCTTTTCAGTTGATCTGGCCAGAAAAATAGGCATTACCCTCATAGGAAACATCTCCGATACCGGCTTCTGGGTTTACAATGACCAGGGAAGAATTTCCGGACTGTGA
- the ruvB gene encoding Holliday junction branch migration DNA helicase RuvB has translation MTDNSASDDHIRPQRLTDFIGQDDLRSNLDVFIQAARGRGSAMDHALFYGNPGLGKTTLARIIASELGVNLVSTSGPVLERSGDLAAILTNLSRNDILFIDEIHRVPAAVEEVLYPAMEDFNIDLIIGQGPAARTVKIDLEPFTLVGATTRLGLLTSPLRDRFGCIFRLEFYSPEELARIVIRAARIFNLQVTEEGALIIGRRSRGTPRIANRLLRRVRDYAVVHGDGTVSAELADMALDRLDVDPLGLDYMDRKILSILIDQFGGGPVGVKTIAVACSEEVRTIEEIYEPYLIQCGFMKRTPRGRVATARAYQHMQKHTGSGRLF, from the coding sequence ATGACTGACAACTCCGCATCCGACGATCACATCAGGCCGCAACGGCTGACCGATTTCATAGGTCAGGACGATCTGCGCAGCAATCTGGATGTTTTCATACAGGCTGCCAGAGGACGCGGTTCTGCCATGGATCACGCCCTTTTTTACGGCAATCCCGGTCTGGGCAAGACCACCCTGGCTCGGATTATAGCTTCGGAATTGGGAGTAAACCTAGTCTCTACCTCCGGTCCTGTTCTGGAACGCAGCGGAGACCTTGCCGCCATACTGACCAACCTTTCCCGGAACGACATACTTTTTATCGATGAAATACACAGGGTTCCGGCCGCAGTTGAGGAAGTCCTCTATCCGGCCATGGAAGACTTCAACATTGACCTGATCATCGGGCAGGGACCGGCGGCAAGAACCGTCAAGATCGACCTTGAGCCTTTCACGCTGGTGGGTGCCACCACCAGACTCGGCCTGCTTACCTCTCCTCTCAGGGACCGTTTCGGTTGTATTTTTCGTCTCGAATTCTATTCCCCCGAAGAACTGGCCCGTATTGTTATCCGGGCAGCCCGGATATTCAATCTGCAGGTGACTGAAGAGGGGGCGCTGATCATCGGCAGACGTTCCCGCGGAACTCCGAGAATCGCCAACCGCCTTTTGCGCCGGGTACGCGATTACGCCGTTGTCCACGGTGACGGGACTGTTTCCGCAGAACTTGCCGACATGGCCCTTGACCGGCTCGATGTCGACCCCCTCGGCCTGGACTACATGGACCGCAAGATTCTTTCCATTCTGATAGACCAGTTCGGCGGCGGTCCGGTGGGGGTAAAGACCATTGCCGTGGCCTGCTCCGAAGAAGTCCGTACCATTGAGGAAATCTACGAACCCTACCTGATTCAGTGCGGTTTCATGAAACGCACACCCCGCGGCAGGGTCGCCACGGCCAGAGCCTACCAGCACATGCAGAAACATACCGGTAGCGGGAGATTGTTTTAA